One Ignavibacteriota bacterium DNA segment encodes these proteins:
- a CDS encoding hemerythrin domain-containing protein has protein sequence MVVRRPVDPIARFMQEHDVTLMHLSSLNRATRALVEHGYSKETAVRVRDAVGFLADEVDVHNRHEEEALFPVLERYVEGPTDVMREEHRALKRELKKLRGAVKKLGAGRPRAATLKAVRTHAQTVIQKFVNHIHKENNILFPLVQKFLTRDALREIARRLV, from the coding sequence ATGGTCGTGCGCCGCCCGGTCGACCCCATCGCGCGGTTCATGCAAGAGCACGATGTGACGCTGATGCACCTCTCTTCGCTGAACCGGGCGACACGCGCTCTCGTGGAGCATGGCTACTCGAAGGAGACGGCCGTTCGCGTCCGCGACGCGGTCGGCTTTCTGGCGGATGAGGTCGACGTGCATAACAGACATGAAGAAGAGGCGCTCTTTCCGGTGCTGGAGCGCTACGTGGAAGGACCGACGGATGTGATGCGGGAAGAGCATCGCGCCCTCAAGCGCGAATTGAAGAAGCTCAGGGGCGCAGTGAAGAAGCTCGGCGCCGGACGTCCCCGCGCGGCAACGCTCAAGGCCGTCCGGACGCATGCCCAGACCGTGATACAGAAGTTCGTCAACCACATCCACAAAGAAAATAACATATTGTTCCCGCTCGTCCAGAAGTTCCTGACGCGGGATGCGCTACGCGAGATAGCGCGCCGGCTGGTGTGA